The Proteus sp. ZN5 genome includes the window GTAATGGGAAATCTTCACTCGCTGGCTCACTCCAAATATGTTGCCCTTTGAGGCTTAAACGACTCGGTGTATGAATTTCAATTTGGCCATCAGGCATTATTTTAATATATCCACCGCCACAGCCTAAAGTAATTCCATTTTTAGCAGTTAATTGAATATGACCTTGAGTTGATTGTACCGTAATATCTTTAAGTGCCGTTGCTTCGAAGATATCGCCATGTGATTCTAATTCAAAAGGTCCTTTTCCAGAGACAATGCGTATTCCTTCTTTTTGAGACAACATCGAGATTTGTTGATATGCATTTACTGCTACTTTCTGTGTACTTGATAGGTGCATTTCACCTTTTGTTTGAGCATAGAGTGCTTCAACACTTTGCATAAGTAGTGTTTCATTGGTAACAATACCTATTCCTTCTGGTGCATGCATTAAAATAGAAGGTGATGCTAGTTTATCGGTGTTTTTTAAAAGATTATCTAACCCTTCTTTTTCTGGTTGGAGATTGTGATGTGCTTGTGTGATTTCTCTACAATCATCTAACTGACTTATTGCTCCCTTGACTAAAGATATTGCAGGGTCCATTGCCAGCACTTCACCACCTGCTTTGGTTTGATTATCTGCACTAATAAACAATCCTTTACCTGCTCTTATTGCTCCCCAACTATCAGTGCGTAACTCAAAACCTTCGCCACGTTTATCACGATTGGCATCGACAATATGACCTAAATTTAACTGAGATTTACCCCCGTATTCGGTGCTGAGTTTAATATGCTCCTGTCCACGTTTATCTTCCATTCGCAGCTTATTATTTGCAGGAGTACGAATAACATTACGTGTATTGTTTCTATCCGTTACATGATCGGGATGGCGCGAATCATGCAATGCATGGGCAATATAAGGTCTGTCAGGATCGCCTTCATGAAAGGCGATAGCGACTTCAGTACCTTGAATTAACGGAAAATGCATCCCGTAAGTGTCACCGGCATAAGGTTTTGCCAAGCGTACAGGCATACTTTCATAGCCCATGGGTTTTTCATCACGGTCGGCATCAAATTTTACCCAATAAAAACCGTGTTCATTTTGGTGGGCGTAAATATCGTTATCTTTTGCACTCGTAATACGTGCAGTCAGTGTGCCTGTAATAATTGGACGAGGTTTAACAACTGGACGCCAGCACAGTGTTTCACTGTAAGGAATGGCATTAAATCGCACTTGTAGTGCTTTTTCTCGACCACCACTAAAGCGTAGGCGAGTGATTAAAATCGGTGATTGAAACACAGACGGTAATGATGAAGGTATTGTGTTATCAGTGATAGAAAGCACTTGGAGCGGTGATAAAAAGTCGGCATTACTTTCACCTTTTAAGCGCGTTTGTCGAGTGAGAAAACGTTCATGATCAAGTCTTGCCCAAAAGTTAGCCGTTTCTGCTTCAGGGGTAATTTTATCGCCACGGGTAAGATGTCTTGCTTGGTAATGATAAACTTCACCATAGTGAACTTCATCCCCTTCACCACGCGTCATATCGGTGACTGCTGAGATCAAGGTGTCTTGTGCTTGACGATGGTTATAATCTTTGGTGAATACATTCTGTTCGACCACTTGATGGTGTAATGATAATCCCCATACGCTTTCTTGGTGGTTATCATTCATGCCCGATGGGCTATTTAAAGGTAGTGTTTTATCAAAGGTGTAAGCACTTTGGCGATCGGCAAAACGGATGACTTCGGTTTGTGTTTGGTCTTGTAAATAGAATGAGTAAAAAATACCGACTTCACTTAATAGTCGTTCTATAAATTGACGATCACTTTCATTGTATTGATTAATTTGCTCGCGTTTGGGATATTCATTTTTAAGTGTAAATTCAAACTCCCAATCTTTAAAATTATGCTCACGTAAAATTTGGCTTACAACATCGGGCACAGATTGATTGAGGAAAAATCGATGAGAGCGGATTTGATGACGTAATAATGCAAAGACAGGCTCAATAACGAGTTGATAACGCGCTTCATCCACAGATCCTGATAAACGCCGAAATTGTGTGATAACACCATGAACTTGTTTGGTGATAGGCTCTTGCGTTGCCAAATCGGTAATACTGTTAATTGGCGGTGTAAAAGATAGGGTTGCACTACGACGCAAGAGTTGTTGTGGC containing:
- the vgrG gene encoding type VI secretion system Vgr family protein, translated to MNLKKTTQTILNGQNRYHLNVQGCDVLFDVEHFTGREAISDTYHYQITFTCQAQDLQPQQLLRRSATLSFTPPINSITDLATQEPITKQVHGVITQFRRLSGSVDEARYQLVIEPVFALLRHQIRSHRFFLNQSVPDVVSQILREHNFKDWEFEFTLKNEYPKREQINQYNESDRQFIERLLSEVGIFYSFYLQDQTQTEVIRFADRQSAYTFDKTLPLNSPSGMNDNHQESVWGLSLHHQVVEQNVFTKDYNHRQAQDTLISAVTDMTRGEGDEVHYGEVYHYQARHLTRGDKITPEAETANFWARLDHERFLTRQTRLKGESNADFLSPLQVLSITDNTIPSSLPSVFQSPILITRLRFSGGREKALQVRFNAIPYSETLCWRPVVKPRPIITGTLTARITSAKDNDIYAHQNEHGFYWVKFDADRDEKPMGYESMPVRLAKPYAGDTYGMHFPLIQGTEVAIAFHEGDPDRPYIAHALHDSRHPDHVTDRNNTRNVIRTPANNKLRMEDKRGQEHIKLSTEYGGKSQLNLGHIVDANRDKRGEGFELRTDSWGAIRAGKGLFISADNQTKAGGEVLAMDPAISLVKGAISQLDDCREITQAHHNLQPEKEGLDNLLKNTDKLASPSILMHAPEGIGIVTNETLLMQSVEALYAQTKGEMHLSSTQKVAVNAYQQISMLSQKEGIRIVSGKGPFELESHGDIFEATALKDITVQSTQGHIQLTAKNGITLGCGGGYIKIMPDGQIEIHTPSRLSLKGQHIWSEPASEDFPLPDLPQSVCKECLKKAQENAMGVAIRE